attttgtttcttttacatGTGTTGTcatattactgtttttttttctttactggcATTGTCAAAGTAGGGAAGAATCCCAGAATGTTAATCAATCTTAGATTCACGGATTCAATCAATAGTTCTGCGTTTGATTGGTAAATGTAGCGCATGCGCACAGCCTATTCTTCCTTTCTGCTAGCCTCTCCGCCATGGCGCCTGTTGTAAGTAAAGTCGCGTGTTAATAATTCCATTAGGATTGTAGATTTTACGCTGTGAAAGCCAAAGAAAACGAGCGAGATGAGTTTACAGTGTTGTTATTGCAATCGTAGTCTCAGAACAGAGGATTGGTTGAGTTTTGAAGTGGTAATTTGAGCACGAAGGTAGCAGATTTTCTCAGTGGCCTATAGCAGCTGccttttagctaacgttagccacacAGCATCGGCAGGGACTGTAGCTCACCACGTTGTTCACTCAGTTAGCTTGTCCGGGTGCCTGTATGACAGCAGATTATTTGTACAAGTTTAACAAATGTTGTCGGCTCGCTGTCGTAGCGGTTGATATATGACGCGAATGATACAGTTAGCTTGCCCCACTGGTTATTTTGTAGCTGGACTACAACCCAGCTGGATAAAATCGAGCTTTtgtgtttgcctgttttttttttgggttttttttggggggggggggggcttcaTAGCTCGAAACTTCAAACCAGTATATTGGTTTATTATTGACTTCCTagaaaacatgttgttaaaGTAAAAGATAGATTGTGGTTTTGGCTCATCAGCTGTGGTGTTCTGTCAGACCGCTGCGTCTGTCAAGAAGCAATGTTGTTTAAATGGTGTCAAGTGGGGTGAAATGTATGGATTAGCACTGTGAAAGTTGAGTTCTGTTGTTTAGCCAACACTTCTGTACAGTCAGGTAAATGTGTAGTGTCTTCTCAGCAGAAGAAGCAGAACACCGGCAAAGGTggtaagaagaagaagcaggtcCTGAAATTCACACTGGACTGCACCCATCCTGTGGAAGATGGCATCATGGATGCTGCCAACTTTGTAAGTTATCTTTCATTAGATATTGTCAGTGTAGCTGTAGATGTGttttagtctgttcatctcaaaTCAGATGCAAGCAACATTACTACTGACCATCCATAGGCAGAAATGATACTGTTAAATGAAAACTAACTGAGACTTAACATTTGCTTGAACTAAataatccatcacagtgaacaGTAATGTGGTATTTGCCACACACTGCAGATCTCAGTATGGTGGCTGTGTGTGAAGTTTctacaaacatgttttcaggaGCAGTTTCTTCAGGAGCGCATCAAGGTGAACGGGAAGGCCGGCAACCTGGGTAATGGTGTGGTCTCCATCGAAAGGAGCAAGAGCAAGATCACAGTGTCCTCTGAGGTGCCCTTCTCCAAAAGGTAAgaatcagtcaca
This genomic stretch from Epinephelus moara isolate mb chromosome 16, YSFRI_EMoa_1.0, whole genome shotgun sequence harbors:
- the LOC126402609 gene encoding 60S ribosomal protein L22 isoform X1, with translation MAPVQKKQNTGKGGKKKKQVLKFTLDCTHPVEDGIMDAANFEQFLQERIKVNGKAGNLGNGVVSIERSKSKITVSSEVPFSKRYLKYLTKKYLKKNNLRDWLRVVANTKESYELRYFQINQDEEEEEDED
- the LOC126402609 gene encoding 60S ribosomal protein L22 isoform X2 produces the protein MAPVKKQNTGKGGKKKKQVLKFTLDCTHPVEDGIMDAANFEQFLQERIKVNGKAGNLGNGVVSIERSKSKITVSSEVPFSKRYLKYLTKKYLKKNNLRDWLRVVANTKESYELRYFQINQDEEEEEDED